In a genomic window of Punica granatum isolate Tunisia-2019 chromosome 6, ASM765513v2, whole genome shotgun sequence:
- the LOC116210732 gene encoding uncharacterized protein LOC116210732 isoform X5, whose amino-acid sequence MDQKKLLINERVEVRQFEEGLRGSWHPAVVIGVSNLSRTVEYAELLDEKGDNKLIESIPVTEAVEGLHRRRHVSSCYRGRIRPSCPLSSPWPVDSKLGFGVCVDAFFKDAWWEGVIFDADEDAMERSVYFPDEGDELKFRRDDLRLSRVWDEFSGEWTNCGVWVFLELVRELDGSTPSSKYAKRLWRRLQSNYGFKKMISEWKCGTRSLWKSHLKDVVYERGSKLVKKDLACKKLAVHKARKKRHKLENPQRVEEDAHSPDTVVQLRSSKDLSTIQLTKNGGVSILNKSRARMVSVPLRLNVRKPNRPVVPTAGDRNVLSETLSMEENFTSYATSAQSDASSEEEYSKTRPASCGMTNHEVDRVSIPIRKGQVKERENKLKLPQNSQDDGNKLKGHQLRDGNLAAGARSAGIDQPGGRARVDKLKQVRRKSNVLSTEDTKKELSSKTYAVVSAKRKTKYTRRKRQKGICRADPSIEPPSKQEGGNDAQVNHNLFSSNRQQTPLFESYGRNFRLKDMVSRPRKRKRKRQLDGPQSDTICFVCHFGGELIPCNNCFSSYHLTCLEPEVVPNESWFCPSCCCGLCGSSHSINDNGQWSKICFQCSRSYHVDCLNKVHQEVSDCPAEGFCSNTCYQLCVRLHQLLGTSNPTSVDGLTWTMIRSMRNDYRTCALTRKANLVKLSHALRVVQESFQPITELHTKRDLVRDVVYSSMSKLRRLNFRGFYVMVLQKGDEVVSAATIRIHGQKVAEMPLVATNFDYRQQGMCRLLVHELINLLDKMGIERFILPAASELRTMWEKSFGFSEMPLSDRLELLGYPLLGFQGTTVIQKFLTSSRKNASRDAYRRTS is encoded by the exons ATGGATCAGAAGAAGCTGCTGATCAACGAACGAGTCGAG GTACGGCAGTTTGAGGAAGGGTTGCGGGGCTCTTGGCACCCTGCAGTGGTGATTGGTGTTTCAAATTTGTCACGAACTGTTGAGTACGCTGAACTCTTGGATGAAAAAGGCGACAATAAGCTTATTGAGTCCATTCCAGTTACTGAGGCAGTTGAGGGGCTTCACCGACGGCGGCATGTTTCGTCATGTTATCGTGGACGTATTAGACCGTCATGTCCCCTTTCTAGTCCCTGGCCTGTGGATAGTAAGTTAGGTTTTGGAGTTTGCGTTGATGCATTTTTTAAGGATGCATGGTGGGAGGGTGTGATTTTTGATGCCGATGAAGATGCCATGGAGCGGTCTGTGTATTTCCCTGATGAGGGTGATGAACTCAAGTTTAGAAGGGATGATTTACGTCTTAGTCGTGTGTGGGATGAATTTTCAGGTGAATGGACAAACTGTGGCGTGTGGGTATTTTTGGAGTTGGTTAGGGAGCTTGATGGAAGTACGCCTTCATCTAAATATGCGAAAAGGCTTTGGCGCAGATTGCAGTCTAATTATGGGTTCAAGAAAATGATATCAGAATGGAAATGTGGCACTCGTAGTTTGTGGAAAAGTCACTTGAAAGATGTTGTTTATGAAAGAGGAAGCAAGTTGGTGAAGAAGGATCTTGCTTGTAAGAAACTTGCAGTACACAAGGCAAGAAAGAAAAGGCATAAGTTGGAGAATCCTCAGCGAGTTGAAGAAGATGCACATTCACCTGATACTGTTGTTCAGTTAAGAAGTAGCAAAGATTTGAGCACTATTCAATTGACTAAAAATGGAGGAGTCTCCATCCTTAACAAATCCAGAGCTAGGATGGTGTCCGTCCCGTTGAGATTAAATGTTAGAAAGCCCAATCGACCTGTAGTTCCTACTGCAGGTGATAGGAATGTTCTTTCAGAAACTTTGTCCATGGAAGAAAATTTTACAAGTTACGCGACTTCAGCTCAGAGTGATGCATCATCTGAAGAGGAATATTCTAAAACCAGACCTGCCTCTTGTGGTATGACTAACCATGAGGTGGATCGTGTGTCGATACCCATCAGAAAAGGTCAggtaaaagaaagagaaaataagCTGAAGCTCCCACAGAATAGTCAAGATGATGGTAACAAGTTGAAGGGCCATCAATTAAGAGATGGTAACCTTGCTGCGGGTGCAAGGTCTGCTGGAATCGATCAACCTGGTGGGAGGGCTAGAGTCGATAAGTTAAAGCAGGTAAGGAGGAAGTCTAATGTTCTCTCTACAGAAGATACAAAAAAGGAGCTGAGCAGCAAGACTTATGCTGTTGTTAGTGCCAAAAGAAAGACCAAATATACCAGAAGAAAGAGACAGAAAGGAATCTGCAGAGCAGATCCAAGCATCGAGCCTCCATCAAAGCAAGAGGGTGGGAATGATGCACAAGTAAACCACAACTTATTCTCCAGTAATCGCCAGCAGACTCCATTATTTGAGAGTTATGGAAGAAATTTCAGGCTCAAAGACATGGTCTCCCGTCCTCGGAAGCGAAAGAGGAAGAGACAGCTGGATGGTCCACAAAGTGACACAATCTGTTTTGTTTGTCACTTCGGGGGAGAGCTTATCCCATGCAATAATTGCTTTTCCTCTTACCATCTGACTTGCCTCGAACCTGAG GTTGTTCCTAATGAAAGCTGGTTTTGTCCATCTTGTTGCTGTGGCCTATGTGGCTCGAGTCATTCCATTAATGACAATGGTCAGTGGAGTAAAATTTGCTTCCAATGCTCACGCAGTT ATCATGTGGATTGCTTAAATAAAGTGCATCAGGAAGTTTCTGATTGCCCTGCAGAAGGTTTCTGCAGCAACACTTGTTATCAG TTATGTGTCCGTCTTCATCAGCTTCTGGGAACATCAAACCCTACTTCTGTGGATGGCTTGACATGGACCATGATCAGATCAATGCGAAATGATTACAGAACTTGTGCTTTGACCCGGAAAGCTAATCTTGTAAAGTTATCACATGCTCTTAGAGTTGTCCAGGAGAGCTTTCAACCTATCACCGAGCTCCATACCAAGAGGGATCTGGTCAGAGATGTTGTGTACAGCTCCAT GTCAAAGCTTAGAAGGTTGAATTTTCGAGGATTTTATGTCATGGTTTTGCAGAAAGGAGATGAGGTTGTGTCTGCAGCCACAATAAG GATTCATGGCCAAAAGGTTGCAGAGATGCCTCTAGTCGCTACTAATTTTGATTACCGTCAGCAGGGGATGTGCCGTCTTCTGGTCCATGAATTGATAAAT CTGCTTGACAAAATGGGCATCGAGAGGTTTATCTTGCCTGCTGCATCCGAACTCAGAACAATGTGGGAAAAATCCTTTGGCTTTTCTGAGATGCCTCTATCTGACAGGCTAGAACTACTAGGCTATCCCCTGTTAGGCTTCCAGGGAACCACAGTGATCCAGAAGTTCCTCACTAGTTCCCGCAAGAATGCATCGAGAG ATGCCTATAGGCGAACCTCCTAA